The stretch of DNA CAAAACCTTAAATCATGGTCTGTTACCATattttattgtaatttgtctcagcaagttaagaaataatttAAAGTAATTGTATATTGTTGGAAAGCTTATTTTCTCAAGAATATGGCTAGCCAAATCATATATTGCTATTAACCTTTTTGTCATGGCAGTAAGGGGGGGAAcacagagcgatagagagaacCTGTTCTGAAGCTTCTAAatgtttaaaggggtcattgactgggttttgggggtatttcacactgttccttaaggtctccgaatagggtatgtaacatgaaattggcccgggtgctgttctatgccccttGATGCATCCTGTGAAATAACTCTAGAATAAAACGCTAGGTTttttccttttatggtatgctcaagAATATATAGATAAGCTGCACGCTGATGCAAAGGtgtggagcaaagacgcaacacagCCAACAGCACTAGAAGAACAATTTGTTCTATTCACCTGTAGTACCTCCCCTTAAATAATAGTAGTGGTGGTTGTTTTGCCCAATTTCGAAGTGCTGCTTTCTgtttatcaccccccccccccaccagccgccactgctttaaggtgacaccccGCTGAAGTGccaagtttcaccttgatatgtcaaaatacgactgaattacagctgtttgaactagGACCAAATCTggcaatgcttgccattggagaaacaacTTATTTTACTATCCAGTTATTGAATTTATAGTACTTAGTACTTGAATTTGCATAATCCAggtctgggaatggctcaattggctgagatgttgtgctggtaagcaaagggttgtaggttcaaaaccagtcagaggcgcTTCAATTTCAGGTTGTTCTGACcgaacggtttctagtcttccggtcagttctccggttgtaaaacatagcaatgagtgtttatttgagcccatcacaacactccgatcatctgtttagtacctgtacagtacatatctacgcatggtagtgtcagattcacAACCGAGTAGCTCTAATGAAgtatattgattgttcaggtggatcccttgcctgttgcgcaagttcatttcagtaacctaagcctaCCTAttgccactgatgctaggcatgatttgaaattctcttatggcaccccaaacaaccttttttaAGCACTATGAGTgagctattctttacagcagcaacccagtcatccgtTGTCCCGTTTTTATAGGAAACGTACAAGACAATATGGCTATTCATAAACTCTCAACAGttgatgtgtagcagagaggctgaCTTGCAACCTCATGCTCTTGAGTTTGAAtctccattcagcctgttgttgttggtCAAACATGAAGtatttttgctctcttgttgtccaactcttgatcttctacggtgtacatttttataatattttgccattttgcggaggaacccgcatcgctgcttgcagctattttTTCTTATTTCAGTTGTTTATACAATTGTATACTGATCTGTGTACTATTATCTGTATACTTTGTAGTTTTTCGAGCAGAAAAAAAGAGTCGGAGCTAGGCGAGCCACTGTTCtacgcaagaccggacgagccgTAACTgaaaagatggcgcggtccgtttcgcactctcgcttgcctcactgcgtcTGTAttataaaatgtgtatttttgatTACAATGTTATTATGCCATTTGGCAAATGTTCTGTACCTTCATGTACAAAAATAGTATCGATGTGGCAATGTATGGTTTGTATATtttcaatactttttttgtaacaaaaaataaaatacaaagcaAACTAGAgcgcatacaatttctggggaaattgtgagggtgtgcttggggctgccccagctgcccatagtctcctggggcctcatttataaagctttgcGTGGGATTCACGTGGAAGCTGGCATACGGAAGAAATGTAGGATGTACGTGCGAACAAAAATATTCGGATTTATAAAACAGTGCGCACTCACGTCCTACGCCtgtttccctttataaatcacaatcaactctAAATCTGGCGCAGCTTTGGCGGCTGTGTGGCACGCCCATATTGCCTATAAATAGTCAATGAAACGCCCCTAATTAATATTAATTCTGGGCCAGCAGAGAAAGAAACATGGCAAGcgcaggaaaaaaaacaaaaaaaagaaatttctTAGACTGCGAGATCGAAGTTTTggttggggaggtggagaaaagaaaaaagattttGTTTGGAGGGCACAGTATGGGAGTCACTAATGCCAAAAAAACTTTGGAGTGGCAAACTCTTGCTGAGGCAGTGAATGCCACTGCATCAGAAGATCGGACTGTGGCCGAACTGAAAAAAAAATGGTCAGACATTAAAGTCGAGGCCAAAAAGCGCCTGGCGCACCATCGCCAGAGCGTGTCTGCCACGGGCGGGGGAAAGGGGACGCCGGAACTGACCCCTCTTGATGAGAGGCTGGCAGGCATCATCGGCGAGTCCCTCTTGAGTGGAGTGGTGACAGAGGCGGAGGGGGACACCGACGTGCCAGCAGATGAAATGGGTATGTAGGCTTATTTGCAATTGCTTTTATGGAATGAGTAAAATAAATGCATTCAAGTCACTCGTGTATGTACAAAACACTTTATTTACAcaaatcccttttttttttttgttgctgcaTGTTCCAGTGGAGAGGGTGTTGCAGCTGAACCTCCACGTgcctctccgtctccgtctccatctccatccagcAGCGGGCGTGTCCTCACCGACGCAGTCCTTGCCATGCAGAGGGAAACTATTCAGTGCATCAGGGAAGTGGCAGGAGAGTTAAAGGCCATCAAGACAGTGTTGTCCGAAATAAGCACAAAAATGAAATAATTTGTTAATAAACAATTGTATTTCCATACCTTGTTTGGTGTTTTCACAACCGCCGCATCACAGCCAAACTCTGGCGCACAGCCGCACCGTTTGGCTGAaatgcctggggctgggggtcggGTCGAACACATGCAGCTTCCGCTCCAGGGGGTAGAGGCACATTTTGCAGTTGTGCCATATTATGTAGCACAGCACATGCACGTATCATCTGGCACACCTTCTCCggtctatataaaagcatccctCCAGTGCGGTCTAGGCACCGCCATCTGCCTTTAAACAGGCCTATGGTGCGCTCCACCACAGACCGTGTCTGGGTATGGCTGATGTAATACTGCCTTTCCTCCGCGCTCTGGGGGTTGGCGAAAGGCGTGAGCAGCCACTGCTTCAGTGGATACCCACTGTCCCCTGCAAGGATAGTGAAATAATTAGATACTGAAGTACAGAGAAAATGCCTTTTAAGATGTTCACATCAATCAAACTTACCCAGAATCCAGCCATCAcgcacagccccagcctcaagtCTCCGACCAACACTGCTTTGTCTCAGAATGAATGAGTCATGGGTTGACCCAGGCCACCGAGCTACAACATTTACGAGTAACATGTCCGCATCACAAATGACTTGGACATTTATTGAATGAAAATGCTTTCGATTAACGAAAGCATTTTCATTCATACTCGGCGCCCTTATAGCAACATGAGTGCAGTCAATGGCACCGATTACATTTGGGAAACCGGACATTGCTGCAAATTGCGCTTTTTTGTTTGCCTGTTCAGCCACCGTGTAAGGAAACTTGATGTAAAGATGTGTCAAACTTACAATTCCTCCTAACACGTCTGGCATAACACGGCTGAGGGTTGGCTTAGATATCCCCGACCTGTCAGCCAACTCCCTCTGAAAAGTGCCGGTTGCCAGAAAACCCAGTGTGGTCAGAACTTGAAGTGGGACTGGCACGGCGTTATTGCGCCGGGTGTTCCTCGCCAAAGCTGGGCCCAACACCGCGCACAGCTCGAGCAGGACAGCGCGCGGCAGTCTGAATCTGCTTATCAGCCACTCGTCCCCATTAGCCAGCAAGTCTGTGTGCTCTCTAAAAATTCTCTCCCATCATTTTGCTGCATAAAAATCTCCCGTTTACTGTTACAGCTACTTTCAAAGACACTGAAGGTAGATATGTTCTGGTTAAAGGGGTATTACACGGTGAAAATATTCTATTAGGTAATGTTTACGCCCCTAATATCCAGGATGAAAACTTTTATGCATCTCTACTTTGTCAAATAGCAGACATGGACTGTCCCAACATGATAATTGGGGGTGACTTTAACTGTGCCTTATGCCCAATGACGGATAGACTTCCCCCTCAGACGAATATATCTAAAAATGCCAGGTCTGTTTTGAATATTAATAAGGAATTTGATCTCTTGGACATATGGAGACATTGTAACCCACTTTCAAAACAATATACATTTCACTCTCAACCCCATTCGTCAGCTTCGCGTATTGACTATATTTTTGTTTCTAGGTGTCTTTCACATTTAGTTGAACATGTAGATATAGGCCACATTGCTCTCTCAGACCACGCTCCTGTAGTCATGGCTATGCATCCGCTTAGACCACATGATCGTTCATATTCTTGGAGAATGAATGCAATTCTGCTTATGGAtgaaaaatgtataaaatatcTGGCAGACCAAACTGATTTATTCTTAGAGACAAATGATAAGAATGGAGCTGATCCAAGACTTGTTTGGGACACTTATAAGGCCTACATGAGGGGTATGATTATATCATATACAAGTCGGAAGAAAAAAGAGCGAACTGCCGAACAACTTGAGATAGAAAACAAACTAAAAAAATTAGAAGAAGCCTATTATACGACAAAATCAGATGCAATCCTTATTGAACTAAAGACAACAAGAACAGCATTACGTAATATGATAACAAGGAAGGCAGAAATTGATATTCTTTTCACTAAACAACATTTTTTTGAACTTGCAAACAAACCAAATCGCTTCTTAGCACGGCTAGCAAGAAATGCCCCTGTAAAATCATATATATCAGCTATATTGGACGAGAATAATGAAAGACATATTAATAATTGTCAAATTAATGAGAGCTTTAAAAGATTCTATGCTAACCTATACAGTTCAGAGATTGACATGGAGAGGCTTAGAGCAGGTGACTTTTTAGATCGGCTATGTATTCCACAATTATCAGAGGAACAGTCAAACTTCTTGGACTCCCCTATTTCCATACTGGAAATTGATAAAGCCATCTCAACACTTCAATCAGGGAAAAGTCCAGGGGAAGATGGCTTTCCAGTAGAGTTCTTCAAGATAATGAAGGGGAAAATCAATAACCTTCTGCTAAGGGTTTTTAATAAATCCTTTGAGGAGTCTAGGCTCCCGGAATCTCTGTATAGGGCCAACATAACATTAATACCAAAGAAAGATAGAAATCCAGAGCTATGCTCCTCCTATAGACCAATTAGCCTCCTTAATGTAGATAATAAAATACTATCCAAGATACTGGCTCTTAGACTAGAGAACATTGTATCCTCAATTGTGGATGCGGACCAGACAGGATTTATTAAAGGTCGAAATTCTTATCACAACACAAGACGCTTATTCCATATTATTCATTATCTTAATACCTTTAAAACGCCTGGGGCTATCGTTTCTATGGATGCTGAAAAGGCGTTTGATAGAATCGAGTGGGAATATATGTTTGATGTAATGAAAAGATTTGGTTTTGGGTCTGGCTTTCTGAGCTGGATTAGATTGCTTTACAAGGCACCTACAGCTTCTGTTCTGACTAATGGACTGTTGTCTGCTCCCTTTAAAGTGACAAGAGGCACGGCTCAAGGGAGCCCACTGTCTCCTATTTTGTTTGCTCTGGCTATAGAACCATTAGCGTTGGCTATTAGGCAAAACCCAGATATCCAGGGGGTAACGCTTGGgtcaaaacaacacaaaattCTGTTGTACGCTGATGATTGCCTTGTGACATTAACAAAACCTTCTAAATCATTAGCAGCATTAACTGAATGTATTGAAGAATTTGGCCCAATATCCGGTTATAAGGTAAATTTTGATAAATCCGAAATAATGATCCTAGACGATGGCATAAATGCTGAACCATCCTACATTCGTCCCTTCCGCTGGGCTCCGTCTGGGTTTAACTATCTAGGAATTAAGGTCACACCCCAGCTTAATCAACTGTATGCAGAAAATATTAATCCTTTGGTTAAAAGTATCAAAGAAATGTTAACAAGATGGAGGAGTCTCCCTGTCTCATTTCTAGGTAGAATCAACATCATCAAGATGACAGTCCTTCCAAAAATACTGTATCCCATGTCCATGCTGTTTGTGAATTTTAACACAAACGACATAAAAACTATCAATAAAGCCATATcggacttaaaaaaaaaaaaaaaaaaaaaaaaaaaaaaattctctccctccttattcTCTGTCGAGCAACGTCTTCAAAAAAAGCCAATTCAGCCATTTTGCGTCATTACGCATTGTGCTGGCATGCCTTTTTATACCCATCCATTTGATTGAACCTAACATGCTACAGGTGTGGGAGTTCATCTAATTCGTAAATTATGTAAACAACAAATGGTGTTGCACAACAAGCATGTATAATCATAATTCAACTCCCTGATTTGAACACGATTTAGGCTACAAAAAACAGACATTTAAAACAAACGATAAGCGCTATGTGCTCCTATCGCCAGACGGAAGCCTCGAGAAAAAGCATCCGTGTAAACTTGTCCTTATCGCCTTATTATTTATGAGAATAAATTCCATAACATGCACATTTTGTTTAATAATTACAGAACATGGTTTTAtttgcaaatatatatttatatgaatTTATGATAGACTACtagttttctttattttcccCCCGCACTGCATAGAGAATCTATGAAACAGGTGTTTGTGTATTCATTGTAAGAATGGCTTTTGAGAATTCTTAATATGATTAGGCCTAATCAGAGGcaataatttgatttattttacaCATTGGTCTCAGTTTCAAAATGTTTCCGCGTTTCATTCTTCTGCCAACGGCGTCGCCGTTTTTCCTTTCTCCACTTTCTGTGCGTACGCATGGGTCAGAgcttgcgtggaggaccgcactcTTCCCGTCAAGTTTGGTTTTTATAAATCCCAATATTTGCTTAGAAATTGGCGTGCGCCCTCTTCTgggcgtacgcaagctttataaatgaggcccctggtgtttacatatttaaaaaagcatttaagtgtatgactgcagttctgaccattgttcccttgataataattttgtaataataattttgtaaaaattacatgcatcactcagatggaggagaggtgatactagttggttggaagagaaggaggccaaatgtagctcatgaagatgcagcgctCAGTAGGTAACTTAGTAAATTGAGTTACTTAGTTAAATTGAATTGTTTATATCTTAGTAAAtaagatataaacaacttgttggttgcccaacaagaggaacacacagcatctgcttcttcaactccttaatcctctcgaggcacCTGTTGCACTTGGTCATAAAGTGGTAGGCTATGGgacgtctaatattgcatttgtctaactatgtgtaggacagtgtttctcaagtggtaggacatattgattcataaaagcatcttaatgtatcaacgtcaatatattaatgttttctgttattttaaagcaagctcagagactcGCTATATAGAGTAggacaccgtgagctgagctcgcaatgtagcctacgtgacgccgctttttataacacacttcaaatatgtaaagatggtaccatttaaccctgtaagaccccatggttgtaaaattacaacggcactttgaacggtcAAATAGTtcctttttttacattttgggtggctcttaaaagagtcgttgttgtgtgtgctgtggctagcacaggagtcgtcggagaccgtcttggatgtttcccaataaaacattgtttccaacgtgatcaaggtggacacagtcgggtcggtacatccacacgaaaccgtgtcgtatttgggggtgttgaatgctccccatcccacggtcggccaggaagctagacaccgctgcgttgacttgacgtcttgccctgtcaataccagaagcgctggtgctcctctgatacctccagacgcagcgttccaggatatccgaaaacaccagcagagtgtttgggaacatctccatgatggcccccagatctcgcttcatccgcctcgtcaggtctagcccggtcacttggctgaggttgtttcccccgacgtggagcaccattatgtccgggctgggaagcatgccacgcttctcacggagcttaggcacGAGGTCTGCCcgcctcatgcccctcacccctacccattcaatatggcactccagtgcaaggtcggggtacagtccgacctcctccgcgtGTCGCGCAAGCCAGTAtaccaacgagctgccaacgatccagatgtggggacgactttggttttccatggtgtgatatgatccaacatccaacatctgcctcttgtatactagctggcttcccgcttcttctttttcaaacaatgcaaggctaacatctgcctgtttatttgccgcctgtgtctgtgttgtttttattcacaatattctcattggttggccttgaagacaaatagctctatattatttctgagacactcacgtcctattttgtaattttaccgccctgaacggcatcatttgagtaatgagggcaagcGTAGGCTTATTTATTACTTTAAAAACtttgtttcattatgcaagatagaggagcctagttagagaaggatttagcagttttattattatattagcctattttattaataattttcagagtaatctcaaacctttcttttgtttctttgaccttacattttctttgagggcttagTGGTCTCGGTTTACATCATTAattatagcgacatcattatttgtagcgaagaagcctaccggacactgttagctcgcaatgtacaaagaatgctcctgcaacaaagttgttacttggtaacaattagccagctagaccatgtgctagacgcccagcagaagtttgtagtaACAAAGAATGCtcgtgcaacaaagttgttagttcccctgcaagagggaatggtgatcagcaacctcatagttgaatcaaaactaaTACATTTgtcagaccggtgtaaaaattgacctaatctctatgacttactgtaagttttccccttctcgtgatattttcaggcatttagcctactcatattgcattcattcattaataaagaaccccctttgaagcttattttaacaacaacgttaccagcagcagctatctcagatggaatcgcgattcaaatagtaccatctgctaactgaaaatatacccccaaaaacgtaaataagcttgacatttatttaggggggaaatcactcattcataaaaatgtcagtggttgcgatcattgtcagtaacaaggcaaaatgcgatatagacCTGCTGTGTAGAGAAGCTGccctggtaaattgtaggctcCTACTACTGTAGACTACAGCGTagtagactgtcttggtagcatTGGTTGAATTCgctttaacgttacttccattgtacggctgaaatgaattattttcatgaacagattgacaaagttcaggctgtggcaatggagttcaggttagtagtcactagtcagatagtttcaccaattgaaatacttttacattttgtcatttagcagacgctcttatccagagcgacttacagtaagtacagggacattccccccgaggcaagtagggtgaagtgccttgcccaagtacacaacgtcatttggctggGCGGGGagtcgatccggcaaccttctgattactagcccgactccctcaccgctcagccatctgactcccctgacttttgatttaagtaagggtagtgccaaacatgtgccgccgtttgacctCCCTAcaatactgtaaacagctgtggagatgttttgttagctacagtagcctagactatagaccaattatcaccctacgtcacacaactgtcaagcaggcccaactgcgcatgtcggttgcaaaaaacgaacttctccccggtctattacacttggagtatCGATCGGGTCATCATATAtttctggccactggattgcagggcttgatatgaaCTTTTttaggctcttggcctttggacaaatacatttacatttcacttgtctatgcacaaaagtcagtTGACGCctatacccttaaatagcctgaccaagtgatcgggctaAACTAGCAGGgctaaactagcctggctaacggaggtcgctttctcaggcaaatgacgaatgaaacaggctcggttaaagaaatccgagatgctgactatcttcatcaggctcgtatctacattaggcagtcctccctgacgtttctggtgtataatggagtgaaatacaacattgtgcacactgccagtgagcgagtctgaccgAGGTTAatatcaaaacagtgtaacggggacgcagtctcactcagattgccagtttaaacaaatcagaaaaataatcggacgaactggctaaaagcagaattcgcatatctcttgaaagctgaaGAAAGCTGACTTattagatgtaaaattgactgtaaaactgtaaaattatgaactttgtgacaggacgtgaagacatggttgccgcttgactgtgcggtctgtaccgggcgacattctcactcaaatttcaagactttcgtgacccaagttaaaaattctgatgcaacagatcaatgggtaatcgctttctttctgtcctcctcgacctttttggtctttttaaatcgaactatttgtatcatccgtgtggtccttttgccatttaaaatgctatcctttcccggttttctgcaaccacgttaggcgcgcatcccgaatgtttacaaacaaatacttGGTCTATAGGCTACAgggttgcagtgagctacactggtttgaaaccaatgataatttcacccaaaaatcGTTTAGCCTACTTGTAATccaatgtcataataaatcctacaacaaaaatgtatttgtgaggaatgtttattttaacgattgaaaacagatgcatcatagaccgctgtagtatgtgttgtccgggcaacagaggctaatgtcatgatgctaatgcttcagtgaaatagtagacgtacttccttaataatattactttatattgtacattacacatcaaaattgtgtgtcatatcacaaattaaaatgagcaaatagtcatcacccaggcctctttgcttgtggcgtttctgcatctgccttgcagtaaaacagttagcctagccatctcccagaagttaacgagctgcttaactaatgttctgctagagataatCACGCAAGATtttgtgacgttagtggcgtcagtgactgtggctagcaagttagccaccgttagcctcacttttcgccacaaaaacgtaatttctactaaatcgtgcaacggaacgtaaatcccaatacaagcaactcaatcgctaccaagacaaaacgtttgacacctaggttgtctatgtagtccaaatattgacaaagttttaggggggcaaaaagaaataataactagaaaaggctgttcctgtgaaacagcagtgagagtgctgaaaacctgaatggggatagctgaccaagCTAAAAAAGcggatttttttgttgttgaaatttttggctgaagcttcaaagcgaccgaaaggtattttaaataggagctggagctggacgaaggcataaaactacaggaaatagaaaaaaatgcaaaacaaagtgaaaaaaatccaTACTTACTGACATACTTTTTGAAACAGAtttcgaagctcccctccactctacgcgtttcagtctgcactctaggcttctcgtacacacccatgtaaatctcagaaacggtttgaaaaagtcatgaaacataatcagtgatattaaaaaaaagttgaatagaaatcaaaaagctgaattattcAAAAATAGtgtagggttttgtcaacattctaaagtttaaatggtggctctagctgaaagattgaggaagaagaaggatttggaagttgaagaagttttaagaagtttgaaaggatttgaaagaaaactccattggaaacccatgttaaaaatgttatgaatattgatttatataaaATCAAGCATACGatgtacaaagctgaaaagtcatagcaccCATGgcatgaaactgctgaattttttgatagtttaacggttttaatagctgaagatttgaaggcgctgaaaggtgccACGGAAGTaatagaagaaaaataataagttgattaaagattcaaagaacaatacttggaatgctgaagcagcattccaacaataagtTGAACTAgaaaatgcatttcctgctgaaaatgcgttggaatgttgaaatctgaaattatttttttaaatggctgaaaatacagaaataagaaaatacctgcaagctgaaattaattttaaaaaggtgtgactcactctaaagaggcagtgtggtagctgaattgcatcatctcacaaagctaagtgcttaaatacaatgcgggagaataagtttgaatgttgtgaagcaatcgaagaaaaagttgaatttctagaggcagtgtggaagctgaactgcatcatctaacaaagctaagagcttaaatagcctacaatgcgggagaagctgaaagttgaagtaggctagctagttgtaacaagaatattatagttttaacagcttaaattagttgggatagtaatatcagtagcagatgtagcctatcattgagtgtgtttactcggctttcttagtaggattcaatgtgttgattgaatgaaacattcaacatacaggaagacacggcgacacttttttgcagaaggatgatggtgcaagttttgtccgtggagcatacaacgattaataaaaagaatcatgtagacgtgtttaagtaatcgcataactaattatGGGACGTATGGccctgacgcatcgatgcttgtgtcgcaaaaccaatacgcacagtttctaaaaagtggtttggagcttgtgtgaaatgacgatgccacgtgattgatgacgttc from Hypomesus transpacificus isolate Combined female chromosome 23, fHypTra1, whole genome shotgun sequence encodes:
- the LOC124485076 gene encoding nuclear apoptosis-inducing factor 1-like; translated protein: MASAGKKTKKRNFLDCEIEVLVGEVEKRKKILFGGHSMGVTNAKKTLEWQTLAEAVNATASEDRTVAELKKKWSDIKVEAKKRLAHHRQSVSATGGGKGTPELTPLDERLAGIIGESLLSGVVTEAEGDTDVPADEMVAACSSGEGVAAEPPRASPSPSPSPSSSGRVLTDAVLAMQRETIQCIREVAGELKAIKTVLSEISTKMK
- the LOC124485849 gene encoding putative nuclease HARBI1, coding for MAELAFFEDVARQRIRRERIFREHTDLLANGDEWLISRFRLPRAVLLELCAVLGPALARNTRRNNAVPVPLQVLTTLGFLATGTFQRELADRSGISKPTLSRVMPDVLGGIVSLTHLYIKFPYTVAEQANKKAQFAAMSGFPNVIGAIDCTHVAIRAPSMNENAFVNRKHFHSINVQVICDADMLLVNVVARWPGSTHDSFILRQSSVGRRLEAGAVRDGWILGDSGYPLKQWLLTPFANPQSAEERQYYISHTQTRSVVERTIGLFKGRWRCLDRTGGMLLYRPEKVCQMIRACAVLHNMAQLQNVPLPPGAEAACVRPDPQPQAFQPNGAAVRQSLAVMRRL